GTTCCCTATCCTCGGCGGCTGGGCTGACCTTGGAAAGGACCCCATGGACACTCCCCACAGAGGCGATCTCAGTGCTGCTTACAAGGACCCCCATCTCAGCTGTGGAGGCCTCGAGTCTCCCTCCAGAAGCATCACCAGAAGGGGGGGCAGGCTTCGCCCCCGTCAACCCAAAGTCCTCGCTTGGCTTTGAAGTCAGAGGGGACCTGAGAGCTTGAACAGCTAGAGCGGTTAAGACCGACCTGTCGATACCTGACGGCCTTGAAGATCCAGCACCTCGAAAGCTTGACTCCGGAGCTTGGGCAGGAGCAGGAGGAGGAGATCGGCTGGACGACCTGGACAATATGACTTCGACCACTTGTTGGGTAACCCACCTCGTCGATCGCCCTACTAGGAGGGCGTCTGAGGCAACGTTCAGGCTCCCTTTGGGCAGCGTAAGAATTTTAGGGGGCTTAACCTAATCTATCTTCATCTTAGAAGCTGTAAAAAATCCAAAATCGGGGCAAGTCAAAACGAATCTCAGcaaaaatcacaaaagcaagATTAAAATAGACATCCATGagagacaaaataataaaatttctggCTCGCCTCGACCAGCCCAAAGAAGGTATCGAACAGACGCCCTGTGGATGTAAATCCTCCGCTCAGACAGATAGAGTCGGAAGAAAGCATGAAGAGAATAAAATTAGGGATCAGCATTCGAGGAGCAATCTTGAAATATTAGAAAACCTCGTGAAAGAAAGGAGATAAGGGAAAGGGTATATCATACTCTTTCTGCCTAACAAAGAAAACTGAGCTCGCGTCTTTCTGAGGATCGATTATACTGAAGGCATGTGGATCAGGAAGAAAGATCATCTCATTCCGGTGAGGGTCCCGAAGGTAAAAAGGGAGGCGATATCAAGATACACCCTAAGAATGAGGTTTTTATGCTGAACGAAGCGGCGCTAGACTCTAGACTAGCGGTACCAGGACCCTTAAAAGCTATTCATGGGAAAGGAAGAAAACCGTACCTTGAAGATAAAAGCAGGAAAGCGAAGATGGCAGCATGCACGAGGAACAGAGGAAAGCCAGAAGTGGAAAAAGACAGAGAGGATTCGAAAGTCAAAATGACAATTAGGTGAAAGGGCGTTATGAAGCAAGCTGCATAtaaacaggcgcggtcataatgattcttggtatttaccccctcatcagtcgggcaataactgacgagaaggtaaaggggcaattgatgaccgctggatttctccaccctgGTCTGGGGCTAGGCCCACGACACCAGCCCATCATCTAGAGGCCCTCAAGTCTCATCACATGCATCAAATCCGGTCCACTCAGTCTGAAGATCGGACTCCCATCAATCTCCTTTATCCGGCCGGCCTAGCCCTTTGGGCCCGATGAATAAAATCCTCTCTGGGTTCAACCCATATTATATCTTCCAGTTCGGCCTAGAATCAGGAAGAAGACATACCTATCCTTCACTCGAGACCACCCGTACGCGCATccgggagaatcaggggccgttatgcatggggcagcgatctgatttcctcgtacgttCATATCAACGcgacagggacaggtggtccaatgatacacattctgttacacgtcactagcagacaaaagaaaacatataaaaggagaaatattctCCTCGAGGGATAAgtttttttccagttttacagaacttattataaaaccctattttttggatctcagatcatcagataTTGTTATCTGCGAGTCTATCTTATGGATTCAGCACTGCAGTCAGGTTTTAAGCGGCTGGCAGATTTTCCTATTCCTTTTTGGTTGGCTCTTTTTGTGGAAGGAACTCGCTTTACAGAAGCAAAGCTTCAAGCGGCTCAAGAGTTTGCTGCTTCAAGGGGGTTGCCTGTTCCTAGAAACGTATTGCTTCCTCGCACCAAGGTGAATTGAGTTGATAACGTCTTTAATGGGTGAACCTTTCTTCAACTGTAAAAAGCTCCCGGCTTATGTGATCCAATTTGCATGTGTTGGTATATTACTTCAGAAGTCTAGACAATTGAAAAGTTGGCAAGAATTTGTTTCCTTGAATTAAGAGATCATACATTTCATTAAGAAAGTCATATGCAGCCAATATTTGCATTGCTTAATTAAGAAAGTAATATCATTTCAGGGTTTTATCTCGGCAGTGGCTCATACTCGCTCATTTATTCCAGCAATTTATGATTGCACAGTGGCTGTTCCCAAAAATCAGCCTGCGCCTACAATGCTAAGGATATTCAGAGGACAATCTTCTGTGGTAAGTCGATTGATTTAAACCTCGATAAAATAACTGTACTATCATATATAGCTGGGAATTAGTGTTGGTGATTAGTCTTCATGGTCTTAATTAAATGTTATGGTAATCGTATTCTATACAGGCATCATCCTATATCCAATGATCATCTTCTACATATGTTCTTTATTTATGATATCAGATAATTGTTGCCCCTTCCTTATAGATTGTTCTGCAAATCAAACGACATTCAATGCAGGAACTTCCAGTAACTGCTGGCGGCATTTCACAATGGTGCAAAGATGTATTTGTGACCAAGGTATGTACATTACTGTAAATTGTAAATCTTGTTTAGTGTAAAGAGAGGTCTTGTGCTGAGGGAGTTGGTTCTTTTCAAGGGCAGTTCAAATGTGCTTATTTCAGTTGACAATGCTAATTCCTTACAGAAGTAATACCTTCAGTGGTAAAGTATTTGCCACGCTTTATCATTTGAAGGCTGTTGAACAACCGATCAGCTCAATGTTGTTTTTGCATTCTTTCACTCTATGTTCTGCATCTTCCATGTATTCCCATGCCACCAAATAGACATAGCATGAGACTTCCACTTCCAGAAATGATGTTGAATTTTTCATTTTCCACCTACCAGGATGCTATGTTGGAGAAATTTTTTACCAAGGAAACTTTCAGTGACCGAAAGCTTCAAGATATTGGTCGACCGAAAGAATCTTTGTTTGTAAGACGATGTCACTATGCTGTAATAGTATGTTCTCATCCatatcttcctttttttttttttttcactcttcATATTTTAATTACAGGTTGTAACTTTCTGGTCAGTTCTCCTTATCTATGGGGTTGCCAGGTTATTCCGATGGTTGTCATTCCTAGGCTTGTGGGAAGTCATTTCATGTGCAGTGAGTCTCTTGGTCCTTGTCACAATTGTTATGCAATTTCTGATTCAATCATCCGAGTCAGAGCGTTCTACTTCACCATCCAAACTCTCATTTCCTCATCAAACGAAGGAGAGGCTTATTCTGAAATAAGCCCAGAAATGTTGCCGTCCATTCTTAGGTTGCTTGGAAAATGCAGGGCACTTGTGTTTGCTGTCTTTGTTTGTTCCTTGGAGATCCATATGAGCCTCATTCATTAACCTTCTGTAGTGAACTTCTGTGCATACTGATTCTTTTTTCTATCATCTGTTTTCTTGATTCTCATTTGAGCTGCTGTGTTGTTGggtatttattgaaaatttttctgGTATTTGAAAAATCTCTGTATTTAGTTTGTCTTGCAGCGGTGTAAGCCTGGAAACTGACACCTTAAATACAGTACTTCAAGTCTAATAAACTTTTAACTCCAATAAGCTGAACTCATATGAATATGAGTCTAATCatacttaaattaaatattttttcaagttctatttttttttttttaaattattctgtGAAATGCttcataatttatttacatatattCTACCTCCATCCATAGGGATAtccttttattttcatataagtTTTGTTGTGGTTCTTTTAATAATTACCACAGCATGGGATTCAAACTTGACATGTCATAATCTGGTGATGACAATAgtgttaaattattattattattattattatttataacgaattttgttttattaatatgtaataaataaaaattcactaataaattaataacttattattattatttatatcaaacctacataaattgataatataaatacataaaatttggAGATTTTTATAGTTACTTGGTATAAAACAAAGTAATTCTActttattacaaaaataaattaaacttatgCGTATTGTACAttgtttattataaatttatataaaatgatttttttactttgcgaaaaatatattaaattaacaaaaaaatgaTGTTCtagatatataaatatatttttatacaaattaatattataaaaattatattaaattagcaacattattattaactaaaaaatattttattttattatttgtagaaagtatgattatttttatattttaaaatattaatatttttatatattttttaaaaatttcattattttttctattttttcagaaaataattactttataaaaatatatatcattgtatattaatttataaaatatataatatgaatattatatatttcaatttttaaaatattatgtttatatattttttataattaatttcattttctattaataccaaatattttctgtaatatgataattataaaataaaattaattcactttataaaaatttaaagtaaaatgtaaaatttttgtaaagtaTATAATAAAGTAATTGCTATTTTGTTTTGAAtacaataattattaaaatccaaaaattttatatataatttagagAAATGAAATAACAAAATTCAAacgttatttaatattttaaattttaaataataaaattaaatatttttaatttatagtcAAAATTCAAAAACACTATCATATATATTTGGATTCAATTTTTCTTcgctaaattgaaaaaatttgattttgtattttttattaatgtaaCTGTAGTCTATTGTCATCGTACACTGCAGATGATATATACTTTTTATTGGCAAGAATTTTTATTTgtgaatttaaaattagaataaaaatatttacggATTTAAGATTGAGATAAGAGGTGacagttaaaaaataattaaaaatattatattaattaatataattataatattttaataattaaaaaaattaaggctTGTCGCTGCTCACAGCGGTACAAGACCAttcttaaaaacaaaaaataaaaatagagctCTCGCGGCTGTTTGACGCGCGCGaaataaatgtttttactgTATCATCTCAACTTCAAATccgtaaatatttttattctgaCCTTTAAGTCTGCAAATAAAAAGTCTCTACACTTAAATCGACAAAAAGCCCAGTTTTTGTTGGTGGGTCAAAAGTAAAACACTTCAGTCTGAAAGTACAGCGGATATCGGTTTCGTATCGGAAATTGCCAGCTGTGGAAAGTGAAAAATTGAGCCGTTTGATGAGAGACTTGTCCCTTTCTGTGCTTGATATTAGCAGGATCACGGTGGATGCTCCGAAGAtctataaaatagataaaataatacTAAACAAACTTATCAAACGCAACAAAATCCGAAGGATCTAGATATGAGATTCTTGTTGTTCTAGGCTTCCAGCATTGCTGCTGGTTTTTTTGGAAAACAGTGCGATATAATTTGGCGGGGAGGTAGTGGGCTCAGGAAGGAAATTTTAATGGGTTCCTTGAAGAACGAAGGAATAGCAATGGAGCAGATCGATGAGGAATCAGCGAAGGAGGCAATCTTGTACGTCAATGGAGTTCGAAGAGTGTTGCCTGATGGATTGGCTCACTTGACTCTTCTCGAGTATCTTAGAGGTAACTATATTGAAGTTTGTTTAAAACTGCAAGTGTCAGAGAAAAGGGGAAAGGGCATGGATGAATTTTTTTGGAGTTGACTCGTCCTATCTGGGTAAGGCTTAGTTTTTGAAAGTCTGCCGCAGATGATAAAGGAGAACAATTCTGAATGTTTTTGTCTTGTTAATGACGCGTAGTTTTTGGGTTCAGTCAATTGATCAATTAATGAGTTTCTTTCTCCTGGCGTGAATTGAATTGGGTTTCTAAATGATTAATTTGTTTGGCCTCTTAGGAAAAAGGGAATTTTTATGAATACACAGTTTCGAATCTTTGCATTCGTAAACTAAGTTCATCTTATGTGGATCGTTGAAGCATAGTTTTACAATTCAACATGCTTCAGGAAAGTGTTTGATTGAGGTCAAATTCATTGATTTATAAGATCAAAGGGAAAAGGAGATACTTTTTAATCTTAACTAATGAAACTGAGCCAAATATTCTATTGGTGAGcgaaaaatatttgattttcagGAATTCTGGGCAACATCACTTAGGTGGGCTTAGTCAATCGTCATCTTTTTGTCAATCGAATCAAAGTAATCTCAATCTGCTCGCAGATATGCAACTTGCTTAGTTGCTGGGTTCTTAGCCTTTCTGTTATTCAAGGCATAATTGATAGGATAACCTTGAGCTTAAGAATTGTTTGATTCATAATTAAGCTAATGCTGTGCTCGATTGCTAAGAGACTTAAAAGAAGTAAAGATGTCAAACCTTTGATCTTCGATTTCAAGgttttcattaaatatatattctttCATGGTCTGTGTTAAGGTCCTGCGAAATGGATCTAGTTATGGGTCTGTGGACTAAGGAATCAGGTGGAAGGAAAGGATGAGAAGGTGTTTTCTTCTTGAGACCTATGGTGAAAATTTAATCAGATTCATTAGAGAGAACTTGGACGTCTTGAGTTGAGTAAAGACTTTTGGAAATTTTCTAGCTACTGTTTATTAATTTGCTGTCAATATTACCTCCTAAAAAACAGGAACTTAGAAAAGCATAATGGAGGCTAACCTCctacaaattaaaatttgaaaatggtGACAGCATGCACAAGATCCATGATCTTTGCTATTATCTACTACTATGCATAggcccatgatctatgccattACCCACTACTGCATCAGTTGTGGATAGCTACCCACTACTGTGGTGGTTTGCTAACAATCTGACTTCATTCAATATTTTGAATCTGTCTTCTGTTTTGTTTGAAATTGGATGTATATTGCGGTTATGTGTTAAATTATGTCTTTTACATTTTAGATTGTCTTGTATTgctcatattattttcttttacttgCAGAATCTaactatgatttttttttcttggggaTGTTTGGGGCTGGGATTAAATAGACAGTGGCTTGGTAGGGACAAAACTAGGCTGTGGTGAAGGTGGTTGTGGGGCATGCACTGTTATGGTTTCTCATTATGACAAAAGCTTGAAGAAATGTGTGTGAGTCTCTCTCTTGGATTTACCAAATGTCAGGAATACTAGTGCCTTTAGCACTAATTTCTGTACTTCACCTGGAAAATCTTTTGATAGGCATTATGCTGTCAATGCATGCTTGGCTCCTCTGTATTCTGTAGAAGGGATGCATGTAATTACAGTGGAGGGAGTTGGGAACCGCAAAAGCGGCTTGCATCCAGTTCAAGTAATAATGttacttttatgttttatgatctTGTGTTTATTACAACTGCCATGAATCTTTTGAATTATTCCAAAAGATTACTGTTTAATGTTATTGTTTGGTACTAGCTGGTGCAGACATATTTTGCTGGGTTGATTTTCTTGCCTATAATGAATCTACAAGAGAACTTTGCCTGCTCGATTTTTTGTCAAGGGCCGAAAATTTATAATCCTGAATATTTAAAAGTTGTAATGGAATACTTAATTAGCAATAATTAAAGTTCAATAATTAAAAGTAAGTTGTGAGTTTAAGCTTATCATctgaatatataaattaaataaattataaaatggttAAGACAATAGTTGGTGGTTCTTCTTGACATCTGTGATCCACGATGATTGTTGTTGTGCTGGTCCCCAGCAGCAGTGATGGTGATGTTGATGAATTGACAATGCTAATTGTGAATTGTGATAGTATGTAACAAGTAACAAGTAACAATCATTCTGAAATGATGGTGATGGTTGAGAGAattattattagtttaaacTTCCATTTGTTTCACAGAAAATACTTtttaggaaaatatttttctcattttctgacATTTGATGCACTCAAAAAAATTGGTCCATGGATATTTTCCTGGTCAAAGTTACAATATAGTTGTTTTTAAGGAAaatgcttttttttaaaaaaaaaaaaaaaagaggaagtcATTTTTTGGAATTTAGAATCTTACTAACActgttatatataaatttgttaatattatttattttttaacttccAATAAGTGAATGAAAAATAAGTTAGTttctcaaaaaatattttctacagAAAATGTTttccatataaaatattttccataacAAGGTACTTTCTGCAAGTAAATGGAGCCTAAGACATTAAATTTAGCCTTTTTACTATTTTGCTGCTGTTTGAAATTTAAGTGCTGAAAACAAAAATATCCTGCATTGAAAAATTTAAGTTCATGAAATAAATGTCATAAAAAATTGGTTACAGGTGAGTTTTAATTGATTAATCCAGTTATGAAGCAGTTCCCAAGTCTGCCTTGCTTTTGCTAGCTTCTAAGGCATGAAAATTGCATCAATGAGATTTTCAATTACATCTGCCTTTCTCTAATGTTATGCAGGAATCATTGGCCCGCTCTCATGGTTCACAGTGTGGATTTTGTACTCCTGGGTTTATCATGTCAATGTATGCACTATTAAGGTCAAGCCAAGCATCACCAACAGAAGAGCAAATCGAAGAATGCCTTGCTGGAAATTTGTGCCGCTGCACTGGTTATAGGCCAATTATTGATGCCTTTCGAGTTTTTGCAAAAAGTAATGATGCATTATATACTGAAAGTTCTACATTAAACAATCAAGGAGGTGAATTTGTGTGCCCCTCAACTGGTAAACCATGTTCATGTAAATCACAAACTTTAACTGGTCCTGGCAACCACAAACAAAGTACAGGTTGCGGTGATGGTTTTGAGATCATCTCTTATAGTGAGGTAAATGGGACTACATATTCAGACAAGGAGCTTATTTTTCCCCCTGAGTTGTTATTGAGGAAATTAAACCCCTTAAGGTTAAGCGGATTTGGAGGGCTTAAGTGGTATCGACCCTTGCACCTCCAACATTTGCTTGAGTTAAAAGCTAAATACCCTGAAGCAAAATTATTGATAGGTAATACTGAGGTTGGAATAGAGATGAGATTGAAGAGAATCCAATATCAGGTTTTGATATCCATCACACACATACCTGAACTCAATGTCTTGAATGTTAAGGATGGCGGCTTAGAGATTGGTGCCGCAGTAAGACTGACTGAATTCCAGCAAATGCTCAGAAAGATTGTAAATGAACGAGCTGCTCATGAAACATCTTCATGTAAGGCATTTATTGAACAATTAAAATGGTTTGCTGGGACACAGATAAGAAATGTTGCTTCTGTAGGAGGGAATATATGTACAGCAAGTCCAATATCAGACTTAAACCCTCTATGGATGGCTGCAGGAGCAAAGTTTTGTATCATTGATTGCAGAGGCAACATTAGAACAACTCTGGCAGAAAATTTCTTCCTAGGTTATCGGAAGGTGGATCTTGCAAGTGATGAAGTTTTACTCTCAATATTCTTACCATGGACTAGGCCTTTTGAGTATGTGAAAGAATTCAAGCAGGCTCATAGGAGGGATGATGATATTGCAATTGTAAATGCTGGAATGCGTGTCTTTCTTGAGGAAAAATTTGAACAGTGGGTGGTTTTGGATGCATCAATTGTTTATGGTGGTGTAGCTCCTCTTTCTTTGTCTGCAATAAGAACCAAAGATTTTATGACCGGGAAGAATTGGAATCAGGAACTTTTGGAGGGTACCTTGAAATTGCTAGAAACCGATGTCTTGCTTAAGGAAGATGCTCCTGGTGGGATGGTGGATTTTCGGAAATCCTTAACTCTTAGTTTCTTCTTCAAATTTTTCCTGTGGGTTTCAAATCAGATGGATGGGAAGAAATGTATCAGAAGTATACCATTATCCCATTTGTCTGCTGTACGATCTTTTCATCGGCCCTCACTTGTGGGGAGTCAGGACTATGAAATTAGAAAACATGGGACAGCTGTTGGTTCTCCTGAGGTTCACGTCTCATCAAAACTTCAGGTACATTTTT
This Manihot esculenta cultivar AM560-2 chromosome 6, M.esculenta_v8, whole genome shotgun sequence DNA region includes the following protein-coding sequences:
- the LOC110617056 gene encoding 1-acyl-sn-glycerol-3-phosphate acyltransferase 3 isoform X1, whose translation is MAVPAALAIVPIGILFFFSGLIVNLIQAVLFIIVRPASKCMHTRINKIAAELLWLELIWLVDWWACLKIEVYADDETFEQMGKEHALVICNHRSDIDWLVGWILAQVLVFVRQQIDETCRSGCLGSTLAVMKKQAKMLPIIGWSMWFSDYLFLERRWAKDETTLKSGFKRLADFPIPFWLALFVEGTRFTEAKLQAAQEFAASRGLPVPRNVLLPRTKGFISAVAHTRSFIPAIYDCTVAVPKNQPAPTMLRIFRGQSSVIVLQIKRHSMQELPVTAGGISQWCKDVFVTKDAMLEKFFTKETFSDRKLQDIGRPKESLFVRRCHYAVIVIPMVVIPRLVGSHFMCSESLGPCHNCYAISDSIIRVRAFYFTIQTLISSSNEGEAYSEISPEMLPSILRLLGKCRALVFAVFVCSLEIHMSLIH
- the LOC110617056 gene encoding 1-acyl-sn-glycerol-3-phosphate acyltransferase 3 isoform X2, which gives rise to MAVPAALAIVPIGILFFFSGLIVNLIQAVLFIIVRPASKCMHTRINKIAAELLWLELIWLVDWWACLKIEVYADDETFEQMGKEHALVICNHRSDIDWLVGWILAQVLVFVRQQIDETCRSGCLGSTLAVMKKQAKMLPIIGWSMWFSDYLFLERRWAKDETTLKSGFKRLADFPIPFWLALFVEGTRFTEAKLQAAQEFAASRGLPVPRNVLLPRTKGFISAVAHTRSFIPAIYDCTVAVPKNQPAPTMLRIFRGQSSVELPVTAGGISQWCKDVFVTKDAMLEKFFTKETFSDRKLQDIGRPKESLFVRRCHYAVIVIPMVVIPRLVGSHFMCSESLGPCHNCYAISDSIIRVRAFYFTIQTLISSSNEGEAYSEISPEMLPSILRLLGKCRALVFAVFVCSLEIHMSLIH
- the LOC110617056 gene encoding 1-acyl-sn-glycerol-3-phosphate acyltransferase 3 isoform X4, with amino-acid sequence MAVPAALAIVPIGILFFFSGLIVNLIQAVLFIIVRPASKCMHTRINKIAAELLWLELIWLVDWWACLKIEVYADDETFEQMGKEHALVICNHRSDIDWLVGWILAQVLVFVRQQIDETCRSGCLGSTLAVMKKQAKMLPSGFKRLADFPIPFWLALFVEGTRFTEAKLQAAQEFAASRGLPVPRNVLLPRTKGFISAVAHTRSFIPAIYDCTVAVPKNQPAPTMLRIFRGQSSVIVLQIKRHSMQELPVTAGGISQWCKDVFVTKDAMLEKFFTKETFSDRKLQDIGRPKESLFVRRCHYAVIVIPMVVIPRLVGSHFMCSESLGPCHNCYAISDSIIRVRAFYFTIQTLISSSNEGEAYSEISPEMLPSILRLLGKCRALVFAVFVCSLEIHMSLIH
- the LOC110617056 gene encoding 1-acyl-sn-glycerol-3-phosphate acyltransferase 3 isoform X3; this encodes MAVPAALAIVPIGILFFFSGLIVNLIQAVLFIIVRPASKCMHTRINKIAAELLWLELIWLVDWWACLKIEVYADDETFEQMGKEHALVICNHRSDIDWLVGWILAQRSGCLGSTLAVMKKQAKMLPIIGWSMWFSDYLFLERRWAKDETTLKSGFKRLADFPIPFWLALFVEGTRFTEAKLQAAQEFAASRGLPVPRNVLLPRTKGFISAVAHTRSFIPAIYDCTVAVPKNQPAPTMLRIFRGQSSVIVLQIKRHSMQELPVTAGGISQWCKDVFVTKDAMLEKFFTKETFSDRKLQDIGRPKESLFVRRCHYAVIVIPMVVIPRLVGSHFMCSESLGPCHNCYAISDSIIRVRAFYFTIQTLISSSNEGEAYSEISPEMLPSILRLLGKCRALVFAVFVCSLEIHMSLIH
- the LOC110617056 gene encoding 1-acyl-sn-glycerol-3-phosphate acyltransferase 3 isoform X6, yielding MAVPAALAIVPIGILFFFSGLIVNLIQAVLFIIVRPASKCMHTRINKIAAELLWLELIWLVDWWACLKIEVYADDETFEQMGKEHALVICNHRSDIDWLVGWILAQRSGCLGSTLAVMKKQAKMLPSGFKRLADFPIPFWLALFVEGTRFTEAKLQAAQEFAASRGLPVPRNVLLPRTKGFISAVAHTRSFIPAIYDCTVAVPKNQPAPTMLRIFRGQSSVIVLQIKRHSMQELPVTAGGISQWCKDVFVTKDAMLEKFFTKETFSDRKLQDIGRPKESLFVRRCHYAVIVIPMVVIPRLVGSHFMCSESLGPCHNCYAISDSIIRVRAFYFTIQTLISSSNEGEAYSEISPEMLPSILRLLGKCRALVFAVFVCSLEIHMSLIH
- the LOC110617056 gene encoding 1-acyl-sn-glycerol-3-phosphate acyltransferase 2 isoform X9; protein product: MIEVYADDETFEQMGKEHALVICNHRSDIDWLVGWILAQVLVFVRQQIDETCRSGCLGSTLAVMKKQAKMLPIIGWSMWFSDYLFLERRWAKDETTLKSGFKRLADFPIPFWLALFVEGTRFTEAKLQAAQEFAASRGLPVPRNVLLPRTKGFISAVAHTRSFIPAIYDCTVAVPKNQPAPTMLRIFRGQSSVIVLQIKRHSMQELPVTAGGISQWCKDVFVTKDAMLEKFFTKETFSDRKLQDIGRPKESLFVRRCHYAVIVIPMVVIPRLVGSHFMCSESLGPCHNCYAISDSIIRVRAFYFTIQTLISSSNEGEAYSEISPEMLPSILRLLGKCRALVFAVFVCSLEIHMSLIH
- the LOC110617056 gene encoding 1-acyl-sn-glycerol-3-phosphate acyltransferase 2 isoform X12 — encoded protein: MIEVYADDETFEQMGKEHALVICNHRSDIDWLVGWILAQRSGCLGSTLAVMKKQAKMLPIIGWSMWFSDYLFLERRWAKDETTLKSGFKRLADFPIPFWLALFVEGTRFTEAKLQAAQEFAASRGLPVPRNVLLPRTKGFISAVAHTRSFIPAIYDCTVAVPKNQPAPTMLRIFRGQSSVIVLQIKRHSMQELPVTAGGISQWCKDVFVTKDAMLEKFFTKETFSDRKLQDIGRPKESLFVRRCHYAVIVIPMVVIPRLVGSHFMCSESLGPCHNCYAISDSIIRVRAFYFTIQTLISSSNEGEAYSEISPEMLPSILRLLGKCRALVFAVFVCSLEIHMSLIH
- the LOC110617056 gene encoding 1-acyl-sn-glycerol-3-phosphate acyltransferase 3 isoform X14, with product MQMMKLLNKWRSGCLGSTLAVMKKQAKMLPIIGWSMWFSDYLFLERRWAKDETTLKSGFKRLADFPIPFWLALFVEGTRFTEAKLQAAQEFAASRGLPVPRNVLLPRTKGFISAVAHTRSFIPAIYDCTVAVPKNQPAPTMLRIFRGQSSVIVLQIKRHSMQELPVTAGGISQWCKDVFVTKDAMLEKFFTKETFSDRKLQDIGRPKESLFVRRCHYAVIVIPMVVIPRLVGSHFMCSESLGPCHNCYAISDSIIRVRAFYFTIQTLISSSNEGEAYSEISPEMLPSILRLLGKCRALVFAVFVCSLEIHMSLIH
- the LOC110617056 gene encoding 1-acyl-sn-glycerol-3-phosphate acyltransferase 3 isoform X10: MAVPAALAIVPIGILFFFSGLIVNLIQAVLFIIVRPASKCMHTRINKIAAELLWLELIWLVDWWACLKIEVYADDETFEQMGKEHALVICNHRSDIDWLVGWILAQVLVFVRQQIDETCRSGCLGSTLAVMKKQAKMLPIIGWSMWFSDYLFLERRWAKDETTLKSGFKRLADFPIPFWLALFVEGTRFTEAKLQAAQEFAASRGLPVPRNVLLPRTKGFISAVAHTRSFIPAIYDCTVAVPKNQPAPTMLRIFRGQSSVIVLQIKRHSMQELPVTAGGISQWCKDVFVTKDAMLEKFFTKETFSDRKLQDIGRPKESLFVRRCHYAVIFSLSMGLPGYSDGCHS
- the LOC110617056 gene encoding 1-acyl-sn-glycerol-3-phosphate acyltransferase 3 isoform X7, encoding MHTRINKIAAELLWLELIWLVDWWACLKIEVYADDETFEQMGKEHALVICNHRSDIDWLVGWILAQVLVFVRQQIDETCRSGCLGSTLAVMKKQAKMLPIIGWSMWFSDYLFLERRWAKDETTLKSGFKRLADFPIPFWLALFVEGTRFTEAKLQAAQEFAASRGLPVPRNVLLPRTKGFISAVAHTRSFIPAIYDCTVAVPKNQPAPTMLRIFRGQSSVIVLQIKRHSMQELPVTAGGISQWCKDVFVTKDAMLEKFFTKETFSDRKLQDIGRPKESLFVRRCHYAVIVIPMVVIPRLVGSHFMCSESLGPCHNCYAISDSIIRVRAFYFTIQTLISSSNEGEAYSEISPEMLPSILRLLGKCRALVFAVFVCSLEIHMSLIH
- the LOC110617056 gene encoding 1-acyl-sn-glycerol-3-phosphate acyltransferase 3 isoform X8: MAVPAALAIVPIGILFFFSGLIVNLIQAVLFIIVRPASKCMHTRINKIAAELLWLELIWLVDWWACLKIEVYADDETFEQMGKEHALVICNHRSDIDWLVGWILAQRSGCLGSTLAVMKKQAKMLPIIGWSMWFSDYLFLERRWAKDETTLKSGFKRLADFPIPFWLALFVEGTRFTEAKLQAAQEFAASRGLPVPRNVLLPRTKGFISAVAHTRSFIPAIYDCTVAVPKNQPAPTMLRIFRGQSSVIVLQIKRHSMQELPVTAGGISQWCKDVFVTKDAMLEKFFTKETFSDRKLQDIGRPKESLFVVTFWSVLLIYGVARLFRWLSFLGLWEVISCAVSLLVLVTIVMQFLIQSSESERSTSPSKLSFPHQTKERLILK
- the LOC110617056 gene encoding 1-acyl-sn-glycerol-3-phosphate acyltransferase 3 isoform X5; this translates as MAVPAALAIVPIGILFFFSGLIVNLIQAVLFIIVRPASKCMHTRINKIAAELLWLELIWLVDWWACLKIEVYADDETFEQMGKEHALVICNHRSDIDWLVGWILAQVLVFVRQQIDETCRSGCLGSTLAVMKKQAKMLPIIGWSMWFSDYLFLERRWAKDETTLKSGFKRLADFPIPFWLALFVEGTRFTEAKLQAAQEFAASRGLPVPRNVLLPRTKGFISAVAHTRSFIPAIYDCTVAVPKNQPAPTMLRIFRGQSSVIVLQIKRHSMQELPVTAGGISQWCKDVFVTKDAMLEKFFTKETFSDRKLQDIGRPKESLFVVTFWSVLLIYGVARLFRWLSFLGLWEVISCAVSLLVLVTIVMQFLIQSSESERSTSPSKLSFPHQTKERLILK